A genome region from Anopheles stephensi strain Indian chromosome 2, UCI_ANSTEP_V1.0, whole genome shotgun sequence includes the following:
- the LOC118504278 gene encoding zinc finger protein 622: MSSFTCLNCGVRFATAEMQREHYKTHWHRYNLKRKLAELPPVTVEEFEKRIIQQKTEDAAAQEDQSLYCKACRKVFKSKNAHDNHLDSRKHKDNLQQYLAQSNGTADGGPGSSSTAMEAELEVSVKSTRAAARAAAAAAAAEEEVEVDEAMLGDDDSDGWEDVEFENPIERNDCIFCPHHSEDLLENIKHMSVTHSFFIPDAEFCIDVEGLLTYLAEKVCRDFICLWCNEKGRTFYSLDAVRNHMTEKVHCKMLHEGAALAEYVDFYDYSSSYPDHEDGMDVDAEIDTPSGLDGDEYQLVLPSGNVIGHRSLLRYYKQRINPNRAVVVKKSTQRLHKVLAQYRSLGWTSTQQEAAARNARDMHVMKRQHAKLMQQVGVKANKLQHHFRQQVNF; encoded by the coding sequence ATGTCGAGTTTTACGTGTCTTAATTGCGGTGTCCGTTTTGCGACGGCCGAAATGCAGCGCGAACACTACAAAACCCACTGGCATCGGTACAATCTGAAGCGCAAGCTGGCCGAACTCCCGCCGGTGACGGTAGAGGAGTTTGAGAAACGTATCATCCAACAGAAAACAGAGGACGCAGCTGCTCAGGAAGACCAATCGCTGTACTGCAAGGCCTGTCGGAAAGTTTTCAAGTCAAAGAACGCGCACGACAACCATCTGGACAGCCGGAAGCACAAGGACAATTTGCAGCAGTATCTCGCCCAAAGCAATGGCACGGCTGATGGAGGACCGGGCAGCAGCTCGACCGCGATGGAAGCAGAGCTGGAAGTATCGGTCAAATCGACACGCGCAGCAGCAAGAGCcgcagcagcggcagccgcTGCCGAGGAGGAGGTCGAAGTTGATGAGGCAATGCTCGGGGACGATGATTCGGACGGCTGGGAGGACGTGGAGTTTGAAAATCCGATCGAACGCAACGATTGCATCTTCTGTCCGCACCACAGTGAAGATCTGCTGGAAAACATCAAGCACATGTCGGTCACCCACTCGTTCTTCATTCCGGACGCTGAGTTTTGCATCGATGTGGAGGGACTGCTTACCTACCTGGCGGAGAAGGTGTGCCGAGACTTTATCTGTCTGTGGTGCAACGAGAAGGGTCGAACATTCTATTCGCTGGACGCGGTGCGCAACCACATGACGGAAAAGGTGCACTGTAAAATGTTGCACGAGGGAGCAGCATTGGCAGAGTACGTCGATTTCTATGactacagcagcagctaccCGGACCACGAGGACGGTATGGACGTGGATGCGGAGATAGACACACCGTCCGGCCTGGATGGGGACGAGTATCAGCTGGTGCTACCGTCGGGCAATGTGATAGGACATCGTTCACTGTTACGTTACTACAAACAGCGCATCAACCCGAACCGAGCAGTGGTGGTAAAGAAATCGACACAGCGTCTGCACAAGGTTCTGGCCCAGTATCGATCGCTCGGCTGGACGTCCACCCAGCAGGAGGCGGCGGCAAGGAACGCTCGCGATATGCACGTCATGAAGCGACAGCACGCCAAACTGATGCAGCAGGTGGGCGTGAAGGCGAACAAACTGCAGCACCACTTCCGGCAGCAGGTTAACTTCTAA
- the LOC118504279 gene encoding mediator of RNA polymerase II transcription subunit 7: protein MANAETIQVSSLPLPPAQYINLYTDENIRKNRAPKPPAPIQDAYTMFGSPFSNDDNIIRPLESQGFKRLYPQHFDRRKELKKLNHSLLVNFLDLIDLLVHYPDSPRRAEKIEDLSLLFVHIHHLLNEFRPHQARETLRVMMELQKRQRIETAQRFQNHLEKVREMVKNAFASLPDLTDVDRLAGGLEPMDVGEAGDLAGGRGEGCHPLDRLMCDLVDRM from the coding sequence ATGGCAAACGCGGAAACCATCCAGGTCAGCTCGCTGCCACTGCCCCCCGCGCAGTACATCAACCTGTACACGGATGAAAACATACGCAAAAACCGTGCCCCGAAACCTCCGGCCCCGATCCAGGATGCGTACACAATGTTCGGCAGTCCGTTCAGCAACGACGATAACATAATCCGCCCGCTCGAAAGTCAAGGCTTCAAACGGCTCTACCCGCAACACTTCGACCGACGGAAGGAATTGAAAAAGCTAAACCACTCGCTGCTGGTCAACTTTCTCGATCTGATCGATCTGCTGGTACACTATCCGGACAGTCCCAGGCGGGCAGAAAAGATTGAAGATCTGAGCCTGCTGTTCGTGCACATTCACCACCTGCTGAACGAATTCCGGCCGCACCAGGCCCGCGAAACGTTGCGCGTCATGATGGAGCTGCAAAAGCGGCAGCGGATAGAGACGGCCCAACGGTTCCAGAATCACCTGGAGAAGGTGCGCGAGATGGTGAAGAATGCGTTCGCTTCCCTGCCCGATCTGACGGACGTGGACCGGCTTGCTGGCGGGTTGGAACCGATGGATGTGGGCGAGGCGGGCGATCTTGCCGGAGGCCGGGGCGAAGGTTGCCATCCGCTGGACCGGTTAATGTGTGATCTTGTGGATCGAATGTGA
- the LOC118504277 gene encoding uncharacterized protein LOC118504277, giving the protein MNHHRDRNQSVDSNEDLSGDEALSPNKRAKVREPWTHSSFSSSSSSSSMGAPSRQVEYGEHGSGASVSQGGGPPVRNGPIAKGEEIAATLMQVAEKPDRCWNFDLQHWLTLYRTVRFRDVNFPEAAMLISCSAQIYGRKVDYLSDIIMHMNDDQKAREKKTREEEKGKSGQEGGGEQEVEETAAANKSTGRKRAGRFNPQSLSDCFGDLEFTCNDRKLAKLESLVQPVPIVDVDRRTKVQQMQDLCTELRTNPSRQRRQEILNRLRDDACIAPIMSSNGAARKNQILDLESGETIGTRYDYQIHLNYIDGRTGSLIAEHDLKRFFQRCDVMDFLSEQHETERARCTRLGMPTPADRQWQGERELKLFMPPEYLNNRYRIKLNDTTDFDNALIQARVTSFSSDPILSLMDHALRAQNIAAQQLPAEWNDPTISTTTMQSKASEILNDSGFDSKSTSIIQADDSDPSFSGALSSSRTDDSTIEKLEDSGVNASDESEQDTSHERSIDAALESQDKCTDSSLTDASANEKSASAASRLSVDEGIGVDRESPPRAAETTVPVGGADSSTKSGSVLFTGGTVFPRSSPVLRPVKLVQNILGIPEDLARKHIQFALPNEYRKMKSELVKQREAEANELKSFQLHRLKPTAKSMLRPSTPEPEDFLGFEDELQTPTKTSPRKMKYTSSASNESSPVKQRRPSTPELSFEGFDEQDIIAARKRVEALRRCVEKPKPPVSPKRGNGSLPATPTRTLSCDSGISDTVDRSGKEPVNATLLDAIADDTDHTECDLPTLEDDDGGGEDGTEGQSKPVTHQPRQEHTDASNARIQASMNEAKERFDKVSQWHRKLKPILIESEKRNHFDIHAYGTEIIETFDPTVPLGAESITLETVLQNKPPHSTARFFLSVLMLANTNNVHITNRNPDSLRLSSTAEIELRLLSRKRHHKELEALGELLPPPASTDGSPEPERNRQKRQNRKRKHAVQQQPVEAAHGAQEAATREDPSSRVGGGLNVEAGDDDASFFDNVQQMYEDLNSEVSHRRRLAFRRGMRNCAYGLGDAMSSTLKEGETQPEKSSSGSQPVRGKPPPPNAIPQQRNLTVCPTRVTMHPEEDVLSVDLLTNSATLVPVRDTDTMCAKSVYSMAESGYESMFSGGDDV; this is encoded by the exons ATGAACCATCACCGGGACCGCAATCAATCTGTCGATTCGAACGAAGATCTGAGTGGAGATGAGGCTTTATCACCGAACAAACGTGCGAAAGTAAGAGAACCGTGGACCCATAGCTCattctccagcagcagcagcagcagcagcatgggtGCCCCATCGAGGCAGGTTGAGTACGGTGAGCATGGCAGTGGCGCGAGTGTGTCGCAAGGTGGTGGCCCGCCAGTGCGAAACGGCCCCATTGCAAAGGGTGAAGAAATTGCTGCAACGTTAATGCAGGTGGCAGAAAAACCGGACCGCTGCTGGAACTTTGATCTGCAGCACTGGCTCACGTTGTATCGGACGGTCCGGTTTCGGGATGTAAACTTTCCGGAAGCGGCGATGCTGATTTCCTGCTCGGCACAGATCTATGGCCGCAAGGTAGACTACCTGAGCGACATCATAATGCACATGAACGACGATCAAAAGGcacgggaaaagaaaacacgagAGGAAGAGAAAGGTAAAAGTGGCCAGGAGGGGGGTGGTGAGCAGGAGGTGGAAGAAACGGCGGCAGCAAACAAGAGCACCGGCCGGAAGCGGGCCGGTCGTTTCAACCCGCAGTCACTGTCGGACTGTTTCGGAGATTTGGAGTTTACGTGCAACGATCGAAAGCTGGCCAAGCTGGAATCGCTCGTCCAGCCGGTGCCGATTGTCGATGTCGATCGGCGGACCAAGGTGCAGCAGATGCAGGACCTCTGTACGGAGCTGCGCACGAACCCAAGCCGACAGCGGAGACAGGAGATTCTGAACCGGTTACGCGATGACGCGTGCATAGCACCGATCATGTCCAGCAATGGGGCTGCCAGGAAAAATCAGATCCTAGATCTCGAATCTGGCGAAACGATCGGCACCCGGTACGACTACCAGATTCATCTGAACTACATCGATGGACGCACCGGGTCGCTGATCGCGGAACACGATCTTAAACGGTTTTTCCAGCGGTGCGACGTAATGGACTTTCTGTCGGAACAGCACGAAACGGAACGGGCGCGTTGCACGCGGCTTGGCATGCCAACACCAGCGGACAGGCAGTGGCAGGGTGAGCGCGAACTCAAGCTGTTCATGCCCCCGGAGTATCTCAACAATCGGTATCGCATCAAGCTAAACGATACGACCGATTTCGATAACGCGCTGATCCAGGCCCGCGTCACCAGCTTCAGCTCCGATCCAATTCTCTCCCTCATGGATCATGCGTTGCGGGCGCAGAACATTGCCGCCCAACAGTTGCCCGCCGAATGGAACGATCCGACGatatcgacgacgacgatgcagAGTAAAGCGTCCGAAATACTGAATGACTCCGGGTTCGATAGCAAGTCAACGTCCATCATACAGGCCGACGACTCGGATCCTTCCTTTAGCGGAGCACTGTCGTCCAGCCGTACGGACGATTCGACGATCGAAAAACTGGAGGATAGTGGTGTGAACGCGTCGGATGAATCGGAGCAAGACACCTCACACGAACGCTCGATCGATGCTGCGCTAGAGTCGCAGGACAAGTGCACCGATTCCTCGCTTACAGACGCGAGCGCAAACGAAAAGTCCGCCTCTGCAGCATCCCGGTTGAGCGTGGACGAAGGTATCGGAGTGGATCGTGAATCACCGCCCCGAGCGGCGGAAACGACCGTGCCGGTGGGGGGAGCGGACAGCAGCACAAAATCCGGATCGGTTTTATTCACCGGCGGGACCGTTTTCCCCCGATCCTCACCAGTGCTGCGACCGGTAAAGTTGGTGCAAAACATTCTTGGCATCCCGGAAGATTTGGCACGCAAGCACATCCAGTTTGCGCTGCCAAACGAATATCGCAAGATGAAGTCGGAG CTTGTTAAACAGCGCGAAGCAGAAGCAAACGAACTGAAAAGTTTCCAACTGCACCGGTTAAAACCTACGGCAAAATCGATGCTACGTCCCTCAACACCCGAACCGGAAG ATTTCCTTGGCTTTGAAGACGAACTGCAAACACCGACGAAGACGAGCCCGCGGAAGATGAAATATACTTCCTCCGCGAGTAACGAATCTTCTCCAGTTAAACAAAGGCGTCCATCAACTCCGGAACTCAGCTTCGAAGGGTTCGACGAACAGGACATTATTGCTGCTCGGAAAAGGGTCGAAGCGTTGAGACGATGTGTGGAGAAACCGAAGCCTCCGGTCAGTCCGAAACGCGGCAACGGTTCGCTACCGGCAACACCGACAAGAACCCTCTCGTGTGATTCCGGAATATCGGACACGGTTGACCGAAGCGGTAAGGAACCGGTCAACGCGACCCTGCTCGATGCAATCGCCGACGATACGGATCACACTGAGTGTGATCTTCCCACCCTGGAGGacgacgatggtggtggtgaggatGGGACCGAAGGACAATCGAAACCGGTAACGCACCAACCTCGGCAGGAGCATACGGACGCGTCGAACGCACGAATTCAGGCCAGCATGAACGAAGCGAAGGAACGGTTCGACAAGGTTAGCCAGTGGCACCGTAAGCTGAAACCCATCTTGATCGAGTCGGAAAAGCGGAACCACTTCGACATACACGCGTACGGTACGGAGATCATCGAAACGTTCGACCCAACCGTGCCGCTCGGCGCGGAATCGATCACACTCGAAACGGTGCTGCAGAACAAACCACCCCACAGCACCGCACGCTTCTTTCTGTCCGTGCTGATGCTTGCCAACACGAACAACGTACACATTACGAACAGGAACCCGGACTCGTTACGTCTTTCATCGACCGCCGAAATCGAGTTGCGCCTGCTGAGCCGCAAACGACACCACAAGGAACTGGAAGCGCTTGGCGAgctgctaccaccaccagcgtcGACCGATGGTTCGCCCGAGCCGGAACGCAATCGGCAAAAGCGACAAAACCGAAAGCGAAAGCAtgccgtgcagcagcagcctgtAGAAGCAGCGCACGGCGCACAAGAAGCGGCAACGCGGGAAGATCCTTCCAGCCGTGTGGGGGGTGGGTTGAACGTCGAGGCCGGGGATGACGATGCCTCCTTCTTCGACAACGTGCAACAGATGTACGAAGATCTGAACAGTGAAGTCTCGCATCGCAGACGCCTAGCGTTCCGAAGGGGAATGCGGAATTGTGCGTACGGACTGGGCGATGCGATGTCCAGTACTTTGAAGGAAGGAGAAACACAGCCGGAGAAATCGAGCAGTGGTAGCCAACCGGTAAGAGGTAAACCGCCACCACCTAATGCCATACCGCAACAGCGCAACCTGACTGTTTGTCCGACGCGCGTTACAATGCATCCCGAGGAGGATGTTCTCTCGGTTGATCTGCTAACCAACAGTGCGACTCTTGTGCCGGTCCGCGATACGGACACAATGTGTGCTAAAAGTGTGTACTCCATGGCGGAATCGGGGTACGAATCGATGTTTAGCGGAGGAGACGACGTCTAG
- the LOC118504280 gene encoding TM2 domain-containing protein CG11103 isoform X2 has product MLILLLFSAVFIVETAQITKDKDAAVSNQSSTFNPLSPLVKCSFLPLEFMDCDEPINLKGNRTARDAGANGCVKFGGVYYDEVEVTKVNCIVFENIECYGAREFLRDGFPCVKYTDHYFVTTLLYSILLGFLGMDRFCLGQTGTAVGKLLTLGGVGIWWIVDIVLLITNNLLPEDGSNWNTKV; this is encoded by the coding sequence ATGTTAATTTTGCTACTGTTTTCGGCCGTTTTCATCGTGGAAACTGCCCAAATTACCAAGGACAAGGATGCGGCCGTGTCGAACCAATCGTCCACGTTCAACCCACTCAGCCCGCTGGTAAAATGTTCGTTCCTGCCGCTCGAATTTATGGACTGCGACGAGCCGATCAATCTGAAGGGAAACCGTACGGCCCGAGACGCGGGCGCTAACGGGTGCGTAAAGTTTGGCGGTGTCTACTACGACGAGGTGGAGGTGACGAAGGTCAACTGTATcgtgtttgaaaatattgaatgtTACGGAGCGCGCGAGTTTCTGCGCGACGGATTCCCGTGCGTCAAGTACACGGACCACTACTTCGTCACGACGCTGCTGTACAGCATTTTGCTCGGATTTCTCGGCATGGATCGGTTCTGCCTTGGGCAGACGGGTACGGCCGTCGGAAAGCTGCTGACGCTCGGCGGTGTCGGCATCTGGTGGATCGTGGACATTGTGCTGCTGATCACGAACAACTTGCTGCCGGAGGATGGTAGCAACTGGAATACGAAGGTGTGA
- the LOC118504280 gene encoding TM2 domain-containing protein CG11103 isoform X1: MFTHYLVVNKHQKQHPALEMLILLLFSAVFIVETAQITKDKDAAVSNQSSTFNPLSPLVKCSFLPLEFMDCDEPINLKGNRTARDAGANGCVKFGGVYYDEVEVTKVNCIVFENIECYGAREFLRDGFPCVKYTDHYFVTTLLYSILLGFLGMDRFCLGQTGTAVGKLLTLGGVGIWWIVDIVLLITNNLLPEDGSNWNTKV, translated from the coding sequence ATGTTTACCCATTATTTAGTTGTAAACAAACACCAGAAGCAGCACCCTGCGCTGGAAATGTTAATTTTGCTACTGTTTTCGGCCGTTTTCATCGTGGAAACTGCCCAAATTACCAAGGACAAGGATGCGGCCGTGTCGAACCAATCGTCCACGTTCAACCCACTCAGCCCGCTGGTAAAATGTTCGTTCCTGCCGCTCGAATTTATGGACTGCGACGAGCCGATCAATCTGAAGGGAAACCGTACGGCCCGAGACGCGGGCGCTAACGGGTGCGTAAAGTTTGGCGGTGTCTACTACGACGAGGTGGAGGTGACGAAGGTCAACTGTATcgtgtttgaaaatattgaatgtTACGGAGCGCGCGAGTTTCTGCGCGACGGATTCCCGTGCGTCAAGTACACGGACCACTACTTCGTCACGACGCTGCTGTACAGCATTTTGCTCGGATTTCTCGGCATGGATCGGTTCTGCCTTGGGCAGACGGGTACGGCCGTCGGAAAGCTGCTGACGCTCGGCGGTGTCGGCATCTGGTGGATCGTGGACATTGTGCTGCTGATCACGAACAACTTGCTGCCGGAGGATGGTAGCAACTGGAATACGAAGGTGTGA